From Streptomyces sp. CMB-StM0423, a single genomic window includes:
- a CDS encoding ATP-binding protein produces MTLYGRQKELAALDALLGAAADGRGQSLVLRGEAGIGKSSLLAYAEGEARRRGFTVLRAVGWEAERGLAFAALHQLLRPVLDRAGTLPQPQADALAAAVGTGAAEGPDRFLVGLAVLSLLAEVGDGEPVLCLVDDAQWIDEPSADALLFAARRLGVERVALLFAARDDAGFPAAGLPQSALSRLGRDDALALLAGLDVPAAVRDRVLRESLGNPLALREFGASGPAAAGRPQAAGQPLPAADRVLAAYRGRVLALPERTRLMLLIAAADSRSTLRYLVAAAERLEVELADLAAAEQQGLVAVVGGFVEFRHPLIRTAAYTSAPHARRVAVHEALATTSGDPDCRARHLASAATGPDEEVAAELADCAKRALARGGPAAAADTYAEAARLTPDAAPRVRRLTAAAWAAQQAGHAEQAAELAEEAYKQTADTDRRAELAYVRSFWLFEKDAAPEAGALLISHAADSRAYGREMLRAAATYAWFGGDVAALHRAADLLEGYGDAPGADARRADRAVRGLAHMAADDFARGLPPVADLLDEAAVGSATRLQAISSASLLPDDVQLPVITEEIDFARGDGIIGRLPYLLHVLARQQLYAGDHREAARTVTEAAAIARDTGLAMRIGRLHNLLARIPAIAGDEERVRTLVTPGMNAGGNYGVTALALLDLGRGRYEDVLKRLAEARAGAARYSAALLFATADEVEAAVRLGARDRALPPARRFAAWAAASGQPWARAVALRNEALLVAADAGGAAKAEAAYAEAVRLHTEAVGRPFERARTELLFGEHLRRERRRTEARTHLRTALRLFDGLAAAPWSDRVRAELRAAGEAQATARATAQDPADRLTPQELQVVRLAAEGTSSREIAARLFLSPRTVEYHLYKAYPKLGVTSRRELPAALAPPASPEP; encoded by the coding sequence ATGACTTTGTACGGGCGTCAGAAGGAACTGGCCGCGCTCGACGCGCTGCTCGGCGCCGCCGCGGACGGCCGCGGGCAGAGCCTCGTGCTGCGCGGCGAGGCCGGGATCGGCAAGTCGTCGCTGCTCGCGTACGCCGAGGGCGAGGCGCGGCGGCGCGGCTTCACCGTGCTGCGTGCGGTGGGCTGGGAGGCCGAGCGGGGGCTCGCGTTCGCGGCGCTGCACCAGTTGCTGCGGCCGGTGCTCGACCGCGCCGGCACGCTGCCGCAGCCGCAGGCGGACGCGCTGGCCGCCGCGGTCGGCACCGGTGCGGCCGAGGGGCCCGACCGGTTCCTCGTCGGGCTCGCGGTGCTGTCGCTGCTCGCCGAGGTGGGCGACGGCGAACCGGTGCTGTGCCTGGTGGACGACGCGCAGTGGATCGACGAACCGTCCGCGGACGCACTGCTGTTCGCCGCCCGCCGGCTGGGCGTGGAGCGCGTCGCGCTGCTCTTCGCCGCCCGCGACGACGCCGGCTTCCCCGCCGCCGGGCTGCCGCAGTCGGCGCTCTCCCGGCTCGGCCGCGACGACGCGCTGGCGCTGCTGGCGGGGCTCGACGTGCCCGCGGCGGTACGGGACCGGGTGCTGCGCGAGTCCCTCGGGAACCCGCTCGCACTGCGCGAGTTCGGCGCCTCGGGACCGGCGGCCGCCGGCCGCCCGCAGGCCGCCGGGCAGCCGCTGCCGGCCGCCGACCGGGTACTGGCGGCGTACCGCGGCCGGGTGCTGGCACTGCCGGAGCGGACCCGGCTGATGCTCCTCATCGCCGCCGCCGACTCCCGCAGCACTCTGCGGTACCTGGTCGCCGCAGCCGAGCGGCTGGAGGTGGAGCTCGCGGACCTGGCGGCGGCGGAGCAGCAGGGACTCGTCGCCGTGGTCGGGGGGTTCGTCGAGTTCCGGCACCCCCTGATCCGTACCGCCGCCTACACCTCCGCCCCGCACGCCCGCCGCGTCGCCGTGCACGAGGCGCTGGCCACCACCTCCGGCGATCCGGACTGCCGCGCCCGGCACCTGGCGTCGGCCGCGACGGGGCCCGACGAGGAGGTCGCCGCCGAGTTGGCCGACTGTGCGAAGCGGGCGCTGGCCCGTGGCGGCCCGGCCGCGGCGGCGGACACGTACGCGGAGGCCGCCCGCCTCACCCCGGACGCGGCTCCGCGGGTGCGGCGGCTGACGGCGGCGGCGTGGGCGGCACAGCAGGCGGGGCACGCGGAGCAGGCGGCGGAGCTGGCGGAGGAGGCGTACAAGCAGACGGCGGACACGGACCGGCGCGCGGAGCTGGCGTACGTGCGCTCCTTCTGGCTCTTCGAGAAGGACGCCGCGCCGGAGGCCGGGGCGCTGCTGATCTCGCACGCCGCGGACTCGCGCGCGTACGGGCGGGAGATGCTGCGGGCGGCGGCGACGTACGCGTGGTTCGGTGGGGACGTCGCGGCGCTGCACCGGGCGGCGGACCTGCTGGAGGGGTACGGGGACGCGCCCGGCGCCGACGCCCGGCGCGCGGACCGCGCCGTGCGCGGGCTCGCGCACATGGCTGCGGACGACTTCGCGCGCGGGCTGCCGCCGGTCGCCGACCTGCTCGACGAGGCCGCCGTCGGCAGCGCGACCCGCCTCCAGGCGATCTCCTCCGCCTCGCTGCTCCCCGACGACGTCCAACTGCCCGTGATCACCGAGGAGATCGACTTCGCCCGCGGCGACGGCATCATCGGCCGGCTGCCGTACCTGCTGCACGTGCTGGCCCGCCAGCAGCTCTACGCTGGCGACCACCGCGAGGCGGCGCGCACGGTGACCGAGGCCGCCGCGATCGCCCGCGACACCGGGCTGGCGATGCGCATCGGCCGGCTGCACAACCTGCTGGCGCGCATCCCGGCGATCGCGGGCGACGAGGAGCGCGTACGGACCCTCGTGACCCCCGGCATGAACGCGGGCGGCAACTACGGCGTCACCGCCCTCGCCCTCCTCGACCTGGGCCGCGGCCGCTACGAGGACGTGCTGAAGCGGCTGGCGGAGGCCCGCGCGGGGGCGGCGCGGTACAGCGCGGCGCTGCTGTTCGCGACGGCGGACGAGGTGGAGGCGGCGGTCCGCCTGGGCGCCCGGGACCGGGCGCTGCCGCCGGCCCGCCGCTTCGCGGCGTGGGCGGCGGCGAGCGGGCAGCCGTGGGCGCGGGCGGTGGCGCTGCGCAACGAGGCGCTGCTGGTGGCCGCGGACGCGGGCGGGGCCGCGAAGGCGGAGGCCGCGTACGCGGAGGCCGTACGCCTGCACACGGAAGCCGTCGGCCGCCCCTTCGAACGGGCCCGCACGGAGCTGCTGTTCGGCGAGCACCTGCGCCGCGAGCGCCGCCGCACGGAGGCCCGTACCCACCTCCGCACCGCGCTCCGGCTCTTCGACGGCCTCGCCGCCGCCCCCTGGTCCGACCGCGTCCGCGCCGAACTCCGCGCGGCGGGCGAGGCCCAGGCCACGGCCCGCGCCACCGCTCAGGACCCGGCGGACCGCCTGACCCCGCAGGAGCTCCAGGTCGTCCGGCTGGCGGCGGAGGGCACCAGCAGCCGCGAGATCGCCGCGCGGCTCTTCCTCTCCCCCCGCACGGTGGAGTACCACCTCTACAAGGCGTACCCGAAGCTCGGCGTCACCTCCCGCCGCGAACTCCCCGCCGCCCTGGCCCCGCCCGCCTCCCCGGAGCCGTAG
- a CDS encoding TetR/AcrR family transcriptional regulator: protein MSDTARAHPPRPRRQRADAQRNRLRLLAEADKAFQEQGTEASLEKIARSAGVAIGTLYAHFPNRRALLSALLRDRHDALFALGDDLLAATPPPPAFDQLTRWMRAVAEHGAGYSGLAEELLGSHEDKGSELHAACARLSAAGSTLTARAHAAGAIRPGITPDDVFALISAASWLRTRTRDDAQAERLLTVLFAGLRP from the coding sequence ATGTCGGACACCGCCCGCGCGCACCCGCCCCGCCCCCGCCGCCAACGCGCCGACGCCCAGCGCAACCGCCTGCGGCTGCTCGCCGAAGCGGACAAGGCGTTCCAGGAGCAGGGCACGGAAGCCTCGCTGGAGAAGATCGCCCGTAGCGCAGGCGTCGCCATCGGCACCCTCTACGCCCACTTCCCCAACCGCCGCGCCCTGCTCAGCGCCCTGCTGCGCGACCGCCACGACGCCCTCTTCGCCCTCGGCGACGACCTCCTGGCCGCCACCCCGCCCCCGCCGGCCTTCGACCAGCTCACCCGCTGGATGCGCGCCGTGGCCGAACACGGCGCCGGCTACAGCGGGCTCGCGGAGGAACTCCTCGGCAGCCACGAGGACAAGGGCTCCGAACTCCACGCCGCCTGCGCACGCCTCTCCGCCGCCGGCAGCACCCTCACCGCCCGCGCCCACGCCGCCGGGGCCATCCGCCCCGGTATCACCCCTGACGACGTCTTCGCGCTTATCAGCGCCGCGTCCTGGCTCCGCACCCGCACCCGCGACGACGCCCAGGCCGAGCGCCTCCTGACCGTGCTCTTCGCGGGCCTGCGGCCGTGA
- a CDS encoding NmrA family NAD(P)-binding protein — MILVMGATGTIGRRLIRMLGETGTPFRALVRDEAKGRALGCDFAVGDLDRPASLAPALDGADRLLLNSGGALPVAGRQPMVRQQTAAVDAARAAGVSRIVKVSAWRPTPEAKLSVRAHWEIEQHLKSSGVPWSLLRPTGYMQNFFTGEGGFTAERAVSGPYGQGRVAYIDAYDIAACAAVLLTGPDGEGLAYDLTGPEALTHEEIAAKLGVPFHDQSPAEAGAELRARGLPGWFVDDLLWLYADMASGGVSEVTTAVRTLTGRAPRGFDEFLAAQSL, encoded by the coding sequence ATGATCCTCGTCATGGGCGCCACCGGCACCATCGGCCGGCGCCTGATCCGGATGCTCGGCGAGACGGGCACCCCCTTCCGGGCGCTGGTGCGGGACGAGGCCAAGGGCCGCGCCCTGGGGTGCGACTTCGCCGTCGGCGACCTCGACCGCCCCGCCTCCCTCGCGCCCGCCCTCGACGGCGCCGACCGCCTCCTGCTGAACAGCGGCGGCGCGCTCCCGGTGGCCGGACGGCAGCCGATGGTGCGGCAGCAGACCGCGGCCGTCGACGCGGCGCGGGCCGCGGGGGTGTCGCGGATCGTGAAGGTGTCGGCCTGGCGGCCGACGCCGGAGGCGAAGCTGTCGGTGCGGGCGCACTGGGAGATCGAGCAGCACCTGAAGTCCTCCGGCGTCCCGTGGTCGCTGCTGCGGCCCACCGGCTACATGCAGAACTTCTTCACCGGCGAGGGCGGCTTCACCGCCGAGCGGGCGGTCTCGGGCCCGTACGGGCAGGGGCGGGTCGCGTACATCGACGCGTACGACATCGCCGCCTGCGCGGCCGTCCTGCTGACGGGACCGGACGGCGAGGGCCTGGCCTACGACCTCACCGGACCCGAGGCGCTGACGCACGAGGAGATCGCCGCGAAGCTGGGCGTCCCGTTCCACGACCAGTCACCCGCGGAGGCGGGCGCGGAGCTGCGCGCCCGGGGGCTGCCCGGCTGGTTCGTGGACGATCTCCTGTGGCTCTACGCGGACATGGCGTCGGGCGGCGTCTCCGAGGTGACGACGGCGGTACGGACCCTGACCGGCCGCGCGCCCCGCGGCTTCGACGAGTTCCTGGCCGCGCAATCCCTGTGA
- a CDS encoding GNAT family N-acetyltransferase: MEIRTGVRGDAEQIAALHAESWRTAYAGIMPGDFLSGPLDDDRLAVWRGRLDGPPPGAGLFVAVAGAELLGFAYLLPRPDGRLLLDNLHARPGRTGGGIGSRLLRHARAWAAAAHPGRTVYLEVLRGNTRAVSFYERHGAVRTDERICVFEQGFELPELEYSFT; encoded by the coding sequence ATGGAGATCAGAACGGGCGTACGGGGCGATGCCGAGCAGATCGCGGCGCTGCACGCGGAGAGCTGGCGCACCGCGTACGCGGGGATCATGCCCGGCGACTTCCTGAGCGGCCCCCTGGACGACGACCGGCTGGCCGTCTGGCGCGGCCGGCTCGACGGGCCGCCGCCCGGCGCGGGGCTGTTCGTGGCCGTGGCCGGCGCCGAACTGCTCGGGTTCGCGTATCTCCTCCCGCGCCCCGACGGCCGTCTCCTCCTGGACAACCTGCACGCCAGGCCCGGCCGCACCGGCGGCGGCATCGGGAGCCGGCTGCTGCGGCACGCCCGCGCGTGGGCCGCCGCCGCGCACCCCGGGCGGACCGTCTACCTGGAGGTGCTGCGCGGCAACACGCGCGCGGTCTCCTTCTACGAGCGCCACGGCGCCGTCCGTACCGACGAACGGATCTGCGTGTTCGAGCAGGGCTTCGAGCTGCCCGAGCTGGAGTACTCCTTCACGTAG
- a CDS encoding epoxide hydrolase family protein: MGASAGERVRPFRISVPESDLDDLRYRLDRTRWPDELPGAGWEYGVPREYLRELVRYWRHAYDWRAAEARLNLWPQFMTTIDGADVHFAHIRSPEPDATPLVITHGWPGSIVEFERIAGPLSDPRAHGADPADAFHLVLPGIPGFGFSGPTREKGWEHRRVAAAFGELMRRLGYGRYGAQGGDWGAAVSRELGRLCGDQVIGVHLNLIPGAGATAEPAADELAALSPAERARTLASWARFQAWSREQQGYADLQSTRPQTLAYALTDSPVGQLAWIAEKFKEWTDSADRPEDAVDRDHLLTNVMLYWLTGTAGSSARIYYERAHAAYRGQPPERSAAPTAFAAFPRENFVVLRHRAERTDNIVRWTEFDRGGHFAAMEQPDLLTGDIRAFFRGLRDASTP, translated from the coding sequence ATGGGTGCGAGTGCGGGTGAGCGTGTACGGCCGTTCCGGATCTCCGTGCCGGAGAGCGACCTCGACGATCTGCGGTACCGGCTCGACCGGACGCGGTGGCCCGACGAGTTGCCGGGAGCCGGGTGGGAGTACGGCGTACCGCGGGAGTATCTGCGGGAACTGGTGCGCTACTGGCGGCACGCGTACGACTGGCGGGCCGCGGAGGCCCGGCTGAACCTCTGGCCGCAGTTCATGACCACCATCGATGGCGCGGACGTCCATTTCGCGCACATCCGCTCGCCGGAACCCGACGCCACGCCGCTCGTCATCACGCACGGCTGGCCGGGCTCCATCGTCGAGTTCGAGCGGATCGCCGGGCCGCTCTCCGATCCCCGGGCGCACGGTGCCGATCCCGCGGACGCCTTCCACCTGGTGCTGCCGGGCATCCCCGGGTTCGGGTTCTCCGGGCCCACGCGGGAGAAGGGCTGGGAGCACCGGCGGGTGGCGGCGGCGTTCGGGGAGTTGATGCGGCGGCTGGGGTACGGGCGGTACGGGGCGCAGGGCGGTGACTGGGGGGCGGCGGTCTCGCGCGAGCTGGGGCGGCTCTGCGGCGACCAGGTCATCGGGGTGCACCTGAACCTCATCCCCGGGGCCGGGGCGACCGCCGAGCCGGCCGCGGACGAACTCGCCGCCCTCAGCCCCGCGGAGCGCGCACGCACCCTCGCCTCCTGGGCGCGGTTCCAGGCGTGGAGCCGCGAGCAGCAGGGCTACGCCGACCTCCAGTCCACTCGTCCGCAGACCCTCGCCTACGCGCTCACCGACTCGCCCGTCGGCCAGCTCGCCTGGATCGCGGAGAAGTTCAAGGAGTGGACGGACTCGGCCGACCGGCCCGAGGACGCCGTCGACCGCGACCACCTCCTGACCAACGTGATGCTCTACTGGCTGACCGGCACCGCCGGATCCTCCGCCCGCATCTACTACGAGCGCGCCCACGCCGCCTACCGGGGGCAGCCGCCGGAGCGCTCGGCCGCCCCCACCGCGTTCGCCGCCTTCCCGCGGGAGAACTTCGTCGTCCTGCGGCACCGGGCGGAACGTACCGACAACATCGTCCGCTGGACCGAGTTCGACCGCGGCGGCCACTTCGCCGCGATGGAGCAGCCGGATCTCCTCACCGGCGACATCCGCGCCTTCTTCCGCGGCCTGCGCGACGCAAGCACCCCCTGA
- a CDS encoding DUF488 domain-containing protein, translated as MTDGYGDGGPGGDGGPAPLLTVGHGTADRDRLAALLHGADVRSVVDVRTAPGSRRNPDVARDALARWLPDTDIAYRWEPRLGGFRRAAPGSPDTYWENASFRGYAGYTRDPRFTAALTGLLHEAATARTAVMCAEHLWWRCHRRLIADAAVLAHGTPVLHLSHDGRLTPHRVTPGARLREDGLLVYDGAA; from the coding sequence GTGACGGACGGCTACGGGGACGGCGGACCCGGCGGCGACGGCGGGCCCGCGCCGCTGCTGACGGTCGGCCACGGTACCGCGGACCGCGACCGGCTCGCCGCCCTGCTGCACGGCGCGGACGTCCGGTCGGTGGTCGACGTGCGCACCGCCCCCGGCAGCCGCCGCAACCCGGACGTGGCCCGCGACGCCCTGGCGCGGTGGCTGCCCGATACGGACATCGCGTACCGCTGGGAGCCGCGCCTCGGCGGCTTCCGCAGGGCGGCGCCCGGCTCCCCGGACACGTACTGGGAGAACGCCTCCTTCCGCGGCTACGCCGGCTACACCCGCGACCCGCGCTTCACCGCGGCGCTGACCGGCCTCCTGCACGAGGCGGCGACGGCACGGACGGCGGTGATGTGCGCCGAGCACCTCTGGTGGCGCTGCCACCGCCGCCTCATCGCCGACGCCGCGGTCCTGGCCCACGGCACCCCGGTCCTGCACCTGTCCCACGACGGCCGGCTGACGCCCCACCGGGTCACGCCGGGGGCGCGGCTGCGGGAGGACGGCCTGCTGGTGTACGACGGGGCCGCCTGA
- a CDS encoding N,N-dimethylformamidase beta subunit family domain-containing protein, giving the protein MVHDSIRRWESGALAHAVSDPFAAGPLPWLHAGEESFEDGRLVPWYVDAATTGDGGVHLANDVLQQIKGFAAPSCAEPGESVDFRISVDPPQEFAVDIYRIGHYAGDGAAKVTSSPRLAGIVQPVPLAAGRTVSCHHWWLSWRLQIPSYFSPGAYVAVLTTADGHRSHAPFTVRSTEPADLLLLLPDVTWQAYNLYPEDGRTGASLYHAWDDEGCLLGEPEAATTVSFDRPYAGAGLPLHAGHAYDFIRWAERYGYDLAYADARDLHAGRIDPTRYRGIVFPGHDEYWSVPMRRAAEKAREAGTSLVFLSANTMYWQVGLAPSAAGEPDRLLHCTKRQGPGRPALWREQGAPEQELLGVQYVGRVPEPRPLVVRNADHWLWEATGALEGDELPGLVAGEADRYFPRAPLPKHTGRKLLAHSPYPDSRGMRRYQETSLYETPAGGLVFAAGTFAWSPALDRPDHVNSVIQRATANLLDRICKRD; this is encoded by the coding sequence GTGGTTCACGACAGCATCCGGCGATGGGAGTCCGGGGCGCTCGCGCACGCCGTCTCCGATCCGTTCGCGGCGGGGCCGCTGCCGTGGCTGCACGCCGGGGAGGAGTCCTTCGAGGACGGCCGCCTCGTCCCCTGGTACGTCGACGCCGCCACCACCGGCGACGGCGGGGTCCATCTCGCGAACGACGTACTCCAGCAGATCAAGGGATTCGCCGCGCCCTCCTGCGCCGAGCCCGGCGAATCGGTCGACTTCCGCATCTCCGTCGACCCGCCGCAGGAGTTCGCCGTCGACATCTACCGCATCGGCCACTACGCGGGCGACGGCGCCGCGAAGGTGACGAGCAGCCCGCGGCTCGCCGGCATCGTGCAGCCGGTGCCGCTGGCCGCCGGGCGGACGGTCTCCTGCCACCACTGGTGGCTGTCCTGGCGGCTGCAGATCCCGTCGTACTTCTCCCCCGGCGCGTACGTCGCCGTGCTCACCACCGCCGACGGCCACCGCTCGCACGCGCCGTTCACCGTCCGCTCCACCGAGCCCGCCGACCTGCTCCTGCTGCTGCCGGACGTGACGTGGCAGGCGTACAACCTCTACCCGGAGGACGGCCGTACGGGCGCCAGCCTCTACCACGCCTGGGACGACGAGGGCTGCCTCCTCGGCGAGCCGGAGGCGGCCACCACGGTCTCCTTCGACCGGCCCTACGCCGGCGCCGGGCTGCCGCTGCACGCCGGCCACGCCTACGACTTCATCCGCTGGGCCGAGCGCTACGGCTACGACCTCGCGTACGCGGACGCCCGCGACCTGCACGCCGGCCGGATCGACCCGACGCGCTACCGCGGCATCGTCTTCCCCGGCCACGACGAGTACTGGTCGGTGCCGATGCGCCGGGCCGCGGAGAAGGCCAGGGAGGCGGGCACGTCGCTGGTGTTCCTCTCCGCCAACACCATGTACTGGCAGGTCGGCCTCGCCCCCTCCGCGGCCGGCGAGCCCGACCGGCTGCTGCACTGCACCAAGCGCCAGGGCCCGGGCCGCCCGGCGCTCTGGCGCGAACAGGGCGCGCCGGAGCAGGAGTTGCTGGGCGTGCAGTACGTGGGCCGGGTGCCGGAGCCGCGCCCCCTGGTCGTACGGAACGCCGACCACTGGCTGTGGGAGGCGACCGGCGCCCTGGAGGGCGACGAACTGCCGGGCCTGGTCGCGGGCGAGGCGGACCGCTACTTCCCGCGCGCCCCGCTGCCGAAGCACACCGGGCGCAAGCTGCTGGCCCACTCGCCGTACCCGGACTCGCGCGGCATGCGGCGGTATCAGGAGACGTCGCTGTACGAGACGCCGGCGGGCGGGCTGGTCTTCGCGGCGGGCACGTTCGCGTGGTCGCCGGCGCTGGACCGTCCCGACCACGTGAACAGCGTGATCCAGCGGGCGACGGCGAACCTGCTGGACCGGATCTGCAAACGGGACTGA